The following are encoded in a window of Arctopsyche grandis isolate Sample6627 chromosome 2, ASM5162203v2, whole genome shotgun sequence genomic DNA:
- the LOC143922206 gene encoding uncharacterized protein LOC143922206 produces the protein MECRLCLGPAPAASSVSIFQRPDPHPERLEQRIRTCCQIQVKRGDGLPDRVCLSCKTSLELLISFRKACFRNNESSQLRLDDCLKIKTEEVLLEDFIWDDESSQSTIHLKNSETCLKSFPSESELILHQKSHPVEKLFKCDICLKSFIRKNGLVSHLRSHKGGNNKFHDGIKPHKCDICLKSCISNSKLVRHLRSHTGEKPYKCEICLKSFTEKSNLQVHKKLHAGIKPHKCNICSKSYVRKDELVRHLRSHTGEKPYKCEICQKSFNHKSSLEAHIKIHAGIKLHKCDICLKSFIRKDKLVIHLRSYKGVNNKFHDGIKPHKCDICSKLCISKSKLMRHLRSHTGEKSYKCEICLKSFTDKSTLEKHKKLHAGIKPHKCDICLKSYVCKYDLVSHLRSHTGEKPYKCEICLKSLSHKSSFEAHLKIHSGIKLHKCDICLKSFIRKDKLVIHLRSHTGKTSYKCEICLKSYTKKSYFEKHKKLHAG, from the exons atggagtgcaggctttgtcttggaccagctccggccgcatcttccgtctccatcttccagagaccagatcctcatccagagcgtctggagcaacgcattcggacctgctgtcaaattcag GTCAAAAGAGGCGATGGATTGCCAGAcagggtgtgtctttcgtgtaagaccagtctggaattgttgatcagctttcgaaaggcttgttttcgaaacaacgaatcgtctcaactgaggttagacgattgcttgaagatcaagactgaagaagttttattggaagatttCATATGGGACGATGAGTCTTCGCAATCGACAATTCACCTTAAAAATAGTGAAACGTGCTTAAAGTCATTTCCCAGTGAATCTGAACTTATTTTACACCAAAAATCACATCCTGTAGAAAAgctgttcaaatgtgatatttgtttaaaatcatttattcgaaaaaatggacttgtgtcacatttgagatctcacaaggggggaaataataaatttcatgatgggataaaaccacataaatgtgacatttgtttaaaatcatgtaTTTCTAACAGTAAACTTGTgagacatttgagatctcacacgggggaaaagccttacaagtgtgaaatttgtctaaaatcatttactgaaaaatctaaCCTCCaggtacataaaaaattgcatgctgggatcaaaccacacaaatgtaacatttgttcaaaatcatatgttcgtaaagatgaacttgtgagacatttgagatctcacacgggggaaaagccatacaagtgtgaaatttgtcaaaaatcatttaatcatAAATCTAGCCTCGAAGCACATATAAAAattcatgctgggataaaactacacaaatgtgatatttgtttaaaatcatttattcgaaaagataAACTTGTGATACATTTGAGATCTTACAAGggggtaaataataaatttcatgatgggataaaaccacataaatgtgacatttgttcaaaattatgtatttctaaaagtaaacttatgagacatttgagatctcacacgggggaaaagtcatacaagtgtgaaatttgtctgaaatcatttactgataAATCTACTctcgagaaacataaaaaattgcatgctggaataaaaccacacaaatgtgacatttgtttaaaatcatatgtttgtaaatatgaTCTTGTGAgtcatttgagatctcacacaggagaaaagccatacaagtgtgaaatttgtctgaaatcattaaGTCATAAATCTAGCTTCGAAgcacatttaaaaattcattctgggataaaactacacaaatgtgatatttgtttaaaatcatttattcgaaaagataaacttgtgatacatttgagatctcacacggggaaaacgtcttacaagtgtgaaatttgtctaaaatcatatactaaaaaatcttattttgagaaacataaaaaattgcatgctggttaa
- the LOC143922698 gene encoding integrator complex subunit 12-like encodes MCALKLDPTICEALRLLHSSSSDSTDQLRSALDELIAKIDPSRTMANVLPKKYLDIGREKEKEREKEKDKEMDREMERERERDCDEISLELLELELTCAVCRHLAIQEGSKLVECDFCHKLYHQECHSPIISETDAESGWQCMTCLDALDFDNASSINSPLMVIECPSSSTASGSMSPEKANSVSPPPQIPLDELPTPPKVVTPTKNIISGDQRLQIVKKKSNKHRENKRKNKK; translated from the exons ATGTGTGCTTTAAAGCTGGACCCCACCATCTGCGAAGCTCTGCGATTGCTGCACTCTTCGAGCAGCGATTCTACCGACCAATTGCGTTCAGCTTTAGATGAGCTGATCGCTAAAATTGATCCATCGCGCACCATGGCCAACGTCTTGCCGAAGAAATATTTGGATATAGGGCGAGAGAAGGAAAAGGAACGCGAAAAGGAGAAAGATAAGGAAATGGATCGGGAAATGGAAAGGGAACGTGAACGTGATTGTGATGAGATTTCCCTGGAGTTGCTGGAATTGGAGCTCACCTGTGCTGTCTGTCGCCATCTAGCCATACAAGAAGGCAGCAAGCTTGTAGAATGCGATTTCTGCCATAAACTCTATCAccag GAGTGTCACAGTCCAATTATAAGCGAGACCGATGCAGAATCTGGCTGGCAGTGTATGACTTGTCTCGACGCTCTAGACTTCGACAATGCGAGCAGCATTAATTCTCCGCTGATGGTGATCGAATGTCCTTCGTCGTCGACTGCCAGCGGTTCGATGTCTCCGGAAAAAGCCAATTCCGTGAGCCCCCCGCCTCAAATCCCGTTGGACGAGCTGCCTACTCCTCCCAAGGTTGTAACACCGACTAAAAACATCATATCGGGCGATCAGCGGCTTCAGATTGTCAAAAAGAAGTCGAACAAGCATCGTGAAAATAAgcgaaagaataaaaaataa